One Chroococcidiopsis sp. TS-821 genomic window carries:
- the psaC gene encoding photosystem I iron-sulfur center protein PsaC: MSHSVKIYDTCIGCTQCVRACPTDVLEMVPWDGCKAGQIAASPRTEDCVGCKRCETACPTDFLSIRVYLSNAETTRSMGLAY; this comes from the coding sequence ATGTCTCATAGCGTCAAAATTTACGATACCTGCATTGGCTGTACCCAATGCGTTCGTGCCTGCCCAACAGACGTGTTGGAAATGGTTCCCTGGGACGGCTGCAAAGCTGGTCAGATTGCTGCATCTCCGCGAACGGAAGATTGTGTAGGTTGCAAGCGGTGTGAAACTGCATGTCCTACCGACTTCTTAAGCATTCGGGTTTATCTCAGTAATGCTGAAACGACACGGAGTATGGGTCTCGCCTATTGA
- the rodA gene encoding rod shape-determining protein RodA, translating into MLRILSPLRWKYLLAPWQQIDWILLIAVVGLTVFGGIMIRSAELNQGLTDWWQHWLVGGIGLVLALFIARCRYENLLQWHWVIYALTNISLLIVIFIGTTAKGAQRWIAIGGFNVQPSEFAKIGVIITLAALLHSRTAATIPSVIRALAVTAVPWLLVFIQPDLGTSLVFGAITLGMLYWGNANPGWLLLLISPIVAVILFNVYLPAWFAWAAVITFIAWRTLPWRWLGTLGAIAVNFVAGQLGHVLWGLLQDYQKNRLILFLNPEKDPLGGGYHLIQSRIAIGAGELWGQGLYQGTQTQLNFVPEQHTDFIFSAIGEELGFVGSLAVLFVFWLICLRLVVIAQTAKDNFGSLLAIGVLSMVVFQAIVNIAMTIGLAPVTGIPLPWLSYGRSALLTNFIAIGIVESVANYRQKRLKY; encoded by the coding sequence ATGTTGCGAATCTTATCTCCCCTGCGCTGGAAATATCTACTAGCACCCTGGCAACAAATCGATTGGATATTACTGATTGCCGTTGTCGGTTTAACTGTCTTCGGTGGCATAATGATTCGCAGCGCTGAATTAAATCAGGGCTTGACCGATTGGTGGCAGCACTGGCTTGTTGGTGGTATTGGTCTTGTGCTAGCGTTATTCATCGCGCGTTGTCGCTACGAAAACTTGCTTCAGTGGCACTGGGTTATTTATGCACTGACGAATATCTCGCTACTGATTGTCATTTTCATCGGTACGACCGCTAAAGGCGCGCAACGCTGGATCGCCATTGGTGGCTTCAATGTCCAGCCTTCAGAATTCGCTAAAATTGGCGTCATAATCACCTTAGCCGCACTGTTACACTCGCGCACTGCTGCCACAATTCCATCTGTTATTCGAGCGTTAGCTGTGACTGCGGTTCCTTGGTTGTTAGTATTTATTCAACCTGATTTGGGTACATCGCTCGTTTTCGGTGCAATTACACTAGGAATGCTTTATTGGGGAAATGCTAATCCTGGTTGGTTGCTCTTACTTATTTCTCCGATTGTTGCTGTTATTTTATTTAATGTTTATTTACCTGCGTGGTTTGCTTGGGCTGCGGTCATAACTTTTATTGCGTGGCGAACTTTACCTTGGCGGTGGTTAGGGACGCTAGGTGCGATCGCTGTTAATTTTGTTGCTGGTCAATTGGGTCACGTCCTTTGGGGATTGTTGCAAGACTACCAAAAAAATCGCTTGATTTTGTTCCTCAATCCTGAAAAAGACCCGCTTGGCGGCGGCTACCATCTCATTCAATCGCGAATTGCGATCGGCGCAGGTGAATTGTGGGGACAAGGTTTATATCAAGGAACGCAAACGCAACTCAACTTTGTCCCAGAACAACATACCGATTTTATTTTCTCGGCAATCGGCGAAGAACTCGGCTTTGTCGGTAGTTTAGCCGTGTTGTTTGTCTTTTGGTTAATTTGTCTGCGCTTAGTCGTTATTGCACAAACTGCAAAAGACAACTTTGGCTCTCTATTGGCAATTGGTGTGTTATCGATGGTCGTTTTTCAGGCAATTGTGAACATTGCGATGACGATTGGTCTTGCGCCCGTTACCGGAATTCCTTTACCTTGGTTGAGTTACGGACGATCTGCTTTACTCACCAACTTTATTGCGATCGGCATTGTCGAATCTGTCGCCAACTACCGCCAAAAAAGACTTAAGTATTAA
- a CDS encoding Mrp/NBP35 family ATP-binding protein has product MSEILNSSSVLEVLRPVQDPELRKSLVELNMIRNVKIDDGKVSFTLVLTTPACPLREFIVEDCQKAVKQLPGVTDVSVDVTAETPQQKSLPDRAGIVGVKNILAVSSGKGGVGKSTVAVNVAVALAQTGAKVGLLDADIYGPNAPTMLGLGDSQVMVRQGKQGEVLEPAFNHGVKLVSMGFLIDRDQPVIWRGPMLNGIIRQFLYQVEWGDLDYLIVDMPPGTGDAQLTLTQAVPMAGAVIVTTPQTVALLDSRKGLRMFQQMQVPVLGIVENMSYFIPPDMPDKQYDIFGSGGGEKTAAELGVPLLGCVPLEISLRQGGDRGVPIVVADPDSASAKALKAIALNIAGKVSVAALT; this is encoded by the coding sequence ATGTCAGAAATACTCAACTCCAGTTCCGTTTTAGAAGTTTTGCGCCCCGTACAAGATCCTGAACTTCGCAAAAGCTTGGTGGAACTGAATATGATTCGCAACGTCAAGATTGACGATGGCAAGGTCAGCTTCACCTTAGTGTTAACAACTCCAGCTTGTCCGTTACGCGAGTTCATCGTAGAAGATTGTCAGAAAGCCGTGAAGCAGTTACCAGGTGTAACCGATGTATCTGTTGACGTGACTGCCGAAACACCACAACAAAAAAGTTTACCTGACCGTGCTGGAATTGTTGGTGTCAAAAATATTTTGGCAGTATCTAGTGGTAAAGGAGGAGTCGGAAAAAGTACTGTGGCGGTGAATGTTGCCGTTGCACTTGCCCAAACAGGAGCAAAAGTTGGGTTACTCGATGCCGATATTTATGGACCAAATGCACCAACGATGCTAGGACTTGGGGATAGCCAAGTGATGGTACGGCAAGGCAAACAAGGTGAAGTGCTAGAACCGGCGTTTAATCACGGCGTGAAATTGGTATCGATGGGATTTTTGATCGACCGCGATCAACCCGTGATTTGGCGCGGACCTATGCTGAATGGTATTATTCGTCAATTTTTGTATCAAGTTGAGTGGGGAGATCTAGATTATCTCATCGTTGATATGCCTCCAGGGACAGGCGATGCCCAGTTAACGCTGACGCAAGCAGTTCCTATGGCGGGTGCAGTCATTGTCACGACACCACAAACTGTAGCGTTACTCGATTCGCGTAAAGGCTTGCGGATGTTCCAACAAATGCAAGTTCCCGTGTTAGGCATTGTCGAAAATATGAGCTATTTTATTCCCCCAGATATGCCGGATAAGCAATACGACATTTTTGGTTCGGGTGGTGGCGAAAAAACGGCTGCGGAACTTGGCGTACCGTTACTCGGATGCGTACCGCTAGAAATATCTTTACGTCAAGGTGGCGATCGCGGCGTCCCAATTGTAGTCGCAGACCCTGATTCTGCCTCTGCCAAAGCCTTGAAAGCGATCGCACTCAATATTGCTGGTAAAGTCTCCGTCGCAGCTTTAACTTAG
- a CDS encoding polyketide cyclase / dehydrase and lipid transport, with protein MLGCLSKIIHRRGRRVQYSLVRTYREISSASVDELWQKVVNLADVSWHPLLTSTNVPNGLVPKPGLIFQAVTRLGPIPIRIFVERVHPREMMSVRVLSIPGIEERVIYRVESTVCGNCVSYSVTLNGWLSPLIWSLIRPRAAKVASALAAAAEKAANTALSTEPKPLNDRCFDF; from the coding sequence ATGCTAGGCTGCTTGTCCAAAATTATTCACCGTAGAGGTCGTCGGGTTCAATATTCTTTGGTACGAACATATCGAGAAATCAGTTCAGCTTCGGTGGATGAGCTTTGGCAAAAAGTCGTCAATTTGGCAGATGTTTCTTGGCATCCTTTGCTCACTAGCACCAATGTTCCCAACGGACTAGTACCCAAACCAGGTTTAATCTTCCAAGCAGTGACGCGCTTAGGTCCCATTCCAATTCGGATTTTTGTCGAACGCGTGCATCCTAGAGAAATGATGAGCGTGCGCGTGTTATCAATTCCAGGAATCGAAGAACGCGTCATTTATCGCGTCGAGTCAACGGTGTGCGGTAATTGTGTTTCCTACTCAGTGACACTAAATGGTTGGTTATCACCTTTGATCTGGTCTTTAATTCGACCTCGTGCGGCAAAAGTTGCGTCGGCTTTAGCAGCGGCGGCAGAAAAAGCGGCAAATACGGCACTCTCAACCGAACCGAAGCCTTTAAATGATAGGTGTTTTGATTTTTGA
- the hemF gene encoding oxygen-dependent coproporphyrinogen oxidase yields MTTALNPQIASSQSPPPEDAKVRVKQLMQNLQDKICEELEQLDGVGKFRQDSWEREEGGGGRSRVMRDGAIFEQGGVNFSEVWGTHLPPSILAQRPEAAGHQWFATGTSLVLHPRNPYVPTVHLNYRYFEAGPVWWFGGGADLTPYYPFAEDAAHFHTTLKQACDAHHKEYYPTFKRWCDEYFYLKHRQETRGVGGIFFDYQDGQGQLYRGPSPDGAAAVYSHSLGDLPQRSWEDLFAFVRDCGDAFIPAYAPIVKRRKEMEYGDRERNFQLYRRGRYVEFNLVYDRGTIFGLQTNGRTESILMSLPPLVRWEYCYEPEPNTPEAELYETFLKPQDWANWQG; encoded by the coding sequence ATGACGACTGCTTTAAATCCTCAGATAGCTTCCTCCCAATCTCCACCACCAGAAGATGCTAAAGTTCGAGTTAAGCAGCTGATGCAGAATCTGCAAGATAAAATCTGCGAGGAATTAGAGCAACTCGACGGTGTCGGTAAGTTTCGCCAAGATTCATGGGAACGCGAAGAAGGTGGCGGCGGGCGATCGCGCGTGATGCGTGATGGCGCTATTTTTGAACAAGGCGGAGTGAATTTTTCTGAGGTTTGGGGAACGCATTTACCACCCTCGATTTTGGCGCAGCGCCCCGAAGCGGCTGGACATCAATGGTTCGCGACAGGAACTTCGTTAGTCTTACATCCGCGCAATCCGTATGTCCCAACGGTTCACTTAAACTATCGTTACTTTGAAGCAGGTCCAGTTTGGTGGTTTGGCGGTGGTGCAGATTTAACACCTTACTACCCGTTTGCAGAGGATGCAGCACATTTTCATACCACACTCAAGCAAGCCTGCGACGCGCATCACAAAGAATACTACCCAACTTTTAAACGCTGGTGTGACGAATACTTTTACCTCAAACATCGTCAAGAAACTCGCGGTGTTGGTGGTATCTTTTTTGACTACCAAGATGGTCAGGGACAGTTGTATCGCGGTCCTTCTCCTGATGGTGCGGCGGCGGTGTATAGTCACTCATTAGGCGATCTACCACAGCGCAGCTGGGAAGATTTATTTGCTTTTGTGCGTGATTGCGGTGATGCCTTTATACCAGCATATGCACCAATTGTCAAGCGCCGGAAAGAGATGGAATACGGCGATCGCGAACGGAATTTTCAGCTATATCGTCGCGGTCGGTATGTAGAGTTTAATTTAGTTTACGACCGAGGCACGATTTTCGGTCTCCAAACGAACGGACGTACCGAGTCAATTTTAATGTCGCTACCGCCTTTGGTACGCTGGGAATACTGCTACGAACCCGAACCCAATACTCCCGAAGCTGAATTGTACGAAACGTTCTTAAAACCGCAAGACTGGGCGAATTGGCAAGGCTAG
- a CDS encoding chromophore lyase CpcT/CpeT, giving the protein MTLSSKLKALAQYLTGEFTNQEQAIAEPAWYVHLRLWHQPVPLFSEDSFTLFAEQANIVKLDQPYRQRLIRIQQRPDDLALQVQYYMPKNPTALRGAGANPDLLKKLTPEDFELLPGCLLDVTVNQLERDRYHFQATLPSDRRCCFSYAGNTVQVSIGFEASFEEFLSYDKGIDSTTGKATWGAILGPYRFRKMRGEG; this is encoded by the coding sequence ATGACTTTATCATCAAAGCTAAAGGCGCTAGCGCAATATCTAACTGGCGAATTTACGAATCAAGAACAAGCGATCGCTGAACCTGCTTGGTATGTTCATCTGCGTCTTTGGCATCAACCTGTACCGCTATTTAGCGAAGATAGTTTTACACTGTTTGCCGAACAAGCAAATATCGTTAAACTCGATCAACCTTATCGACAGCGCCTAATTCGTATCCAACAGCGCCCTGACGACCTTGCACTGCAAGTACAGTACTATATGCCTAAAAATCCTACTGCGCTTCGCGGTGCGGGTGCTAACCCCGATCTTCTCAAAAAGCTAACACCTGAAGACTTTGAGTTACTTCCAGGGTGTCTTCTCGATGTCACCGTCAACCAACTCGAACGCGATCGCTATCATTTTCAAGCCACTCTACCAAGCGATCGCCGTTGCTGTTTTTCCTACGCAGGTAATACCGTACAAGTCTCCATCGGCTTTGAAGCTTCTTTTGAAGAATTTTTAAGCTACGACAAAGGAATCGACTCCACAACAGGGAAAGCCACCTGGGGAGCGATTCTTGGTCCATACCGCTTTCGTAAGATGAGGGGTGAGGGGTAA
- the cobW gene encoding cobalamin biosynthesis protein CobW produces MALKKIPVTIVTGFLGSGKTTLIRNLLQNNQGRRIAVLVNEFGELGIDGELLKSCQICPEDGDGTDNIVELTNGCLCCTVQEEFLPTMQQLLQRRDSIDCILIETSGLALPKPLVKAFRWHEIRNAATVDAVITVVDCAAVAAGTFASDPEAVERDRQADPNLEHETPLQELFEDQLACADLVVLNKTDLVDSATQAEIVDLVRQELPRVVKIVASTNGQIDTDILLGFNAAVEDDLAARPSHHDTEEDHDHDDEITSTHLVLNRSFDPQKLQKELQTLTQEQEIYRIKGFVAVPNKPMRLVLQGVGGRFEQFYDRMWQPEEPQQTKLVFIGRNLKKEAIESHLGVVSGNR; encoded by the coding sequence ATGGCACTTAAAAAAATTCCGGTTACGATCGTCACTGGCTTTCTTGGTAGCGGTAAAACGACACTCATTCGCAACTTACTACAAAACAACCAAGGTAGACGCATCGCGGTTCTTGTCAACGAATTTGGCGAGTTAGGAATCGATGGCGAGTTACTCAAATCTTGTCAAATCTGTCCCGAAGATGGTGACGGTACAGATAATATTGTTGAACTCACGAATGGGTGCTTGTGCTGTACGGTGCAAGAAGAGTTTTTACCGACGATGCAGCAGCTATTACAGCGGCGTGACAGCATTGACTGTATCTTAATCGAAACTTCGGGTTTAGCCCTCCCCAAGCCTCTTGTAAAAGCCTTTCGTTGGCACGAAATTCGTAACGCTGCGACTGTCGATGCTGTTATTACTGTAGTCGATTGCGCCGCCGTTGCCGCCGGAACTTTTGCCAGCGATCCGGAAGCTGTTGAACGCGATCGCCAAGCCGACCCAAACTTAGAACACGAAACACCCTTACAAGAATTATTTGAAGATCAACTCGCGTGTGCGGATTTAGTCGTTTTAAACAAAACAGATTTAGTCGATAGCGCAACTCAAGCAGAGATTGTTGACTTAGTGCGGCAAGAATTACCAAGAGTCGTCAAAATCGTCGCGTCCACAAACGGACAAATCGACACTGATATTCTTCTCGGATTCAATGCTGCTGTAGAAGACGACTTAGCCGCACGTCCTAGCCACCATGATACTGAAGAAGACCACGACCACGACGACGAAATTACCTCGACACATTTAGTTCTTAATCGCAGCTTCGATCCGCAAAAACTCCAAAAGGAACTGCAAACCTTAACCCAAGAACAAGAAATTTATCGCATAAAAGGCTTTGTCGCTGTACCAAATAAGCCAATGCGTCTCGTATTACAAGGAGTCGGCGGACGCTTTGAACAATTTTATGACCGGATGTGGCAACCGGAAGAACCGCAGCAAACCAAATTAGTCTTTATTGGGCGTAACTTGAAAAAAGAAGCGATTGAGTCGCACTTAGGCGTGGTTAGTGGTAATAGGTAA
- a CDS encoding heme oxygenase (biliverdin-producing) yields MSSNLATKLREGTKKAHTMAENVGFVKCFLKGVVEKNSYRKLVGNFYFVYSAMEEEMERHQQHPIISKIYFKQLNRQRSLEQDLSYYYGPNWREQVEPTPGGETYVKRIREISNTAPELLVAHSYTRYIGDLSGGQILKNIAQRAMNLSEGQGVAFYEFKDIPDEKAFKATYRQALNELPIDEATADRIVDEANAAFGLNMKLFNELEGNLIKAIGQMLYNSLTRRRTRGSTELATAE; encoded by the coding sequence ATGAGCAGTAATTTAGCAACAAAATTGCGCGAGGGGACAAAAAAAGCCCATACGATGGCAGAAAACGTTGGTTTTGTAAAGTGCTTTCTCAAGGGAGTCGTCGAAAAAAATTCGTACCGCAAGCTAGTCGGCAATTTCTACTTTGTCTACTCGGCGATGGAAGAGGAAATGGAGCGGCATCAGCAGCACCCAATCATATCAAAAATTTATTTCAAACAACTGAATAGACAGCGCAGCCTAGAACAAGACTTGAGTTACTACTATGGTCCTAACTGGAGAGAACAAGTTGAACCGACTCCCGGTGGTGAAACGTATGTTAAGCGCATTCGCGAAATCTCGAATACGGCGCCAGAGCTCTTAGTTGCGCACTCTTATACGCGTTACATTGGCGATCTCTCTGGCGGACAAATTTTGAAAAACATTGCTCAACGCGCAATGAACTTATCAGAGGGACAAGGTGTCGCGTTTTACGAATTTAAAGATATTCCCGACGAAAAAGCATTTAAAGCCACTTACCGTCAAGCATTGAACGAACTACCCATTGATGAAGCCACTGCCGATCGCATTGTGGATGAAGCCAATGCAGCTTTTGGGTTGAATATGAAGCTGTTTAACGAGCTAGAAGGCAACTTGATCAAAGCTATTGGTCAAATGCTATACAATAGCCTGACACGCCGTCGTACGCGCGGTAGCACTGAATTGGCAACTGCTGAATAG
- a CDS encoding sodium-dependent bicarbonate transport family permease, giving the protein MDGSLIVSNILNPPVLFFFLGMSAVFVKSDLEIPAPVPKLLSLYLLLAIGFKGGVELAKSGVTQAVVLTLLAAMLMACFVPIYTFFILRLKLDHYDSAAIAATYGSISAVTFITASAFLTELGIDFDGYMVAALALMESPAIIIGLILVNLFTTDSNREVAWSEVLQEAFLNSSVFLLVGSLLIGILTGEHGWQVMEPFTQGMFYGVLAFFLLDMGLVAARRIKDLQKTGVFLIFFAILIPILNAAIGLSIAKFIGMPQGDALLFAVLCASASYIAVPAAMRLTVPEANPSLYVSTALAVTFPFNIIVGIPLYLYGIELLWR; this is encoded by the coding sequence ATGGATGGTAGCTTGATTGTATCCAACATCCTGAATCCGCCTGTCTTATTTTTCTTCTTGGGCATGAGTGCTGTTTTTGTCAAGTCGGATTTAGAAATTCCCGCTCCTGTCCCCAAACTCCTCTCGCTTTATCTGCTGCTGGCGATCGGATTTAAGGGAGGCGTAGAACTCGCTAAAAGTGGGGTAACACAAGCGGTTGTTCTGACACTATTAGCTGCAATGTTAATGGCATGTTTTGTGCCAATTTATACTTTTTTCATCCTGAGGTTGAAGTTGGATCATTACGACTCAGCAGCGATCGCCGCTACATATGGCTCGATTAGCGCAGTCACCTTCATTACGGCTAGTGCCTTTCTCACAGAACTGGGAATTGATTTTGATGGTTACATGGTCGCCGCCCTCGCGCTGATGGAATCTCCCGCAATTATTATTGGTTTAATCTTAGTCAATCTTTTCACTACCGATAGCAACCGCGAAGTTGCTTGGTCAGAAGTGTTGCAAGAAGCATTTTTGAATAGTTCCGTCTTTCTCCTCGTTGGCAGTCTGCTGATTGGGATCTTGACTGGAGAACACGGCTGGCAGGTCATGGAACCTTTTACTCAAGGAATGTTCTATGGCGTTCTTGCCTTCTTCTTGCTGGATATGGGACTCGTTGCGGCGCGCCGAATTAAAGACTTGCAAAAAACGGGAGTTTTCCTCATCTTTTTTGCCATCTTGATTCCAATCCTTAACGCAGCTATTGGTTTATCTATCGCTAAGTTTATTGGAATGCCGCAAGGCGATGCACTCTTGTTTGCAGTGCTGTGTGCTAGCGCTTCGTATATTGCGGTTCCAGCAGCGATGCGGCTAACGGTTCCCGAAGCCAATCCCAGTCTCTATGTTTCTACTGCTTTAGCCGTCACATTCCCGTTCAATATCATTGTTGGCATTCCGCTCTATCTATACGGAATTGAACTGTTGTGGAGATAA
- a CDS encoding P-II family nitrogen regulator produces MHLVKRIEIIANSFELGKILEGLDKAGVRGHAVIRNVAGKGLREGEDLDMTMLDNVYIIAFCKPELLKPVVENIRPLLNKFGGTCYITDAMEIRSVKCVASM; encoded by the coding sequence ATGCACCTTGTCAAAAGAATAGAAATTATTGCGAACTCGTTTGAGCTTGGCAAAATTTTAGAAGGTTTAGACAAAGCAGGCGTTCGCGGTCATGCAGTGATTCGCAATGTTGCTGGAAAAGGATTGCGCGAAGGTGAAGATCTCGACATGACGATGCTTGACAATGTGTACATCATCGCATTTTGTAAGCCGGAACTACTCAAACCTGTCGTGGAGAATATTAGACCGCTACTTAATAAATTTGGGGGAACCTGTTACATCACTGATGCGATGGAAATTCGCTCGGTAAAATGTGTTGCTTCGATGTAG
- a CDS encoding carbonic anhydrase encodes MKLVKHSIQRRDFLRLGTVGLLVTANDIFWRAKPAQAAKPIVQSLDPDAALQKLIAGNLRFAEHHPEYPDQSPERLQEVAQAQHPFATILSCADSRVPAEIIFDQGIGDIFDVRIAGNIATPEAIGSIEYAVVLLGTPVLMVLGHERCGAVTAAVENQALPGEIGSFVKAILPAVDRVKEQPGDAVDNAVIANVQYQIATLRRSPLLSERLRSGKLKIVGGRYDLDTGKVFITTDSNSQYGHNS; translated from the coding sequence ATGAAATTAGTAAAGCATTCTATCCAACGCCGTGACTTCTTGCGATTGGGAACAGTTGGTTTACTTGTAACGGCGAATGATATTTTCTGGCGTGCTAAACCCGCGCAAGCTGCAAAACCAATTGTGCAATCACTCGATCCCGACGCCGCTTTGCAAAAGCTCATTGCGGGAAATCTGCGATTTGCCGAACACCATCCAGAATATCCAGATCAATCGCCAGAACGATTGCAGGAAGTGGCGCAAGCCCAGCACCCATTTGCCACGATTTTGAGTTGTGCTGATTCGCGCGTACCTGCCGAGATTATTTTCGATCAAGGTATTGGCGATATCTTTGATGTTCGCATTGCAGGAAATATTGCTACGCCTGAGGCGATCGGTAGTATTGAGTACGCGGTTGTCTTATTAGGCACTCCTGTGTTAATGGTGTTGGGTCACGAGCGCTGCGGTGCGGTTACTGCTGCGGTGGAAAATCAAGCATTACCTGGTGAGATTGGTAGCTTTGTGAAGGCAATTTTGCCAGCGGTTGATCGAGTTAAGGAACAACCAGGCGATGCGGTTGATAATGCGGTGATTGCGAATGTGCAATATCAAATTGCAACACTTAGGCGATCGCCACTCTTAAGCGAACGGCTGCGATCGGGCAAACTGAAAATAGTTGGCGGTCGCTACGATTTGGACACGGGGAAAGTCTTTATCACCACTGACAGTAATAGTCAATATGGTCATAACTCATAA